The proteins below are encoded in one region of Ephemeroptericola cinctiostellae:
- a CDS encoding GntR family transcriptional regulator: MVDHNSNAADTSPVFSPLYQQIKALLLQSLEQGEWNAGEIIPSEVELASRYKVSQGTVRKAVDELAADNLLVRRQGRGTFVATHQEAKVRFRFLSMKADSGADVKTKSKIVNVEHLQPSEDVRTHLGLAKKELAVKITRLLSFNNKPAVYEEIWLSTHIFTDVTQEKMMNYKGTLYGWFEAEYNVRMIRAVEKLRAVMGDSQVVDSLEISQNEPLLFIERLSYSYADKLVEVRHGWYLTSAYHYQNELI, translated from the coding sequence ATGGTCGATCACAATTCAAATGCGGCGGATACGTCCCCTGTATTCAGTCCGTTGTATCAGCAAATTAAAGCTTTATTGTTGCAAAGTTTGGAGCAGGGTGAGTGGAATGCGGGGGAAATTATTCCATCTGAGGTTGAACTGGCTTCACGTTATAAAGTCAGTCAGGGCACGGTGCGTAAAGCCGTTGATGAGTTGGCTGCTGATAATTTGTTGGTGCGCCGTCAAGGGCGAGGGACGTTTGTCGCGACCCATCAAGAAGCGAAAGTGCGTTTTCGTTTTCTCAGCATGAAAGCGGATTCAGGCGCGGATGTTAAAACGAAATCAAAAATTGTAAATGTAGAGCATTTACAGCCATCTGAGGATGTTCGCACCCACCTTGGCTTGGCCAAAAAAGAGTTGGCTGTTAAAATCACACGCCTATTGTCTTTTAATAATAAACCTGCAGTGTATGAGGAAATCTGGTTGTCAACCCACATTTTCACCGATGTGACGCAGGAAAAAATGATGAATTATAAAGGAACGCTGTACGGTTGGTTCGAAGCAGAATATAATGTGCGGATGATTCGAGCGGTAGAGAAATTGCGTGCGGTGATGGGCGATTCGCAAGTGGTTGATTCCCTAGAAATTTCCCAAAATGAACCTTTGTTGTTCATTGAGCGCTTGTCTTACAGCTATGCCGATAAGCTGGTTGAGGTTCGCCATGGTTGGTACCTCACTTCTGCATATCACTATCAAAATGAATTAATTTGA
- the sdhC gene encoding succinate dehydrogenase, cytochrome b556 subunit yields the protein MGQTPHTPKRQEFRNIGISDIRNYRLPPAGIVSILHRISGAALFLALPFLFAIITAAFGSKDKFDALVLCLANPLVKIILLGLIWAILHHACAGVRYLVMDLHIKVSKEGGRSTAHTVLMVSLALTAVVAARLFNLF from the coding sequence ATGGGTCAAACACCACACACACCCAAACGGCAAGAGTTTCGTAATATTGGCATTTCTGATATTCGCAACTACCGCTTGCCGCCTGCGGGCATCGTATCTATTCTTCATCGCATCAGCGGCGCAGCTTTGTTTTTGGCTCTGCCGTTTTTATTTGCGATCATCACCGCTGCCTTTGGCTCCAAGGACAAATTTGATGCTTTGGTGCTGTGTTTAGCGAATCCCTTGGTCAAAATCATCTTGCTTGGCTTGATCTGGGCCATTTTGCATCACGCATGCGCGGGTGTTCGTTACCTTGTGATGGATTTGCACATCAAGGTCAGCAAAGAGGGCGGTCGTTCAACAGCGCACACGGTGTTGATGGTGAGTTTAGCGTTGACAGCAGTTGTTGCTGCACGTTTATTTAATTTATTCTAA
- the sdhD gene encoding succinate dehydrogenase, hydrophobic membrane anchor protein, translated as MNNVKVGTSRVVTGAHYGWKDWLAQRITGALVLVFVVAVLVRFLTAPATYEAWNGFMASGPMKFLTFFTLLAACYHAWIGVRDIWMDYVKNSGVRLALHIFTILWLLGCAAYGVSALFK; from the coding sequence ATGAATAACGTAAAAGTAGGTACTTCTCGCGTCGTGACTGGCGCGCATTATGGTTGGAAAGACTGGCTCGCACAGCGCATCACAGGTGCGTTGGTGTTGGTGTTCGTGGTTGCCGTTTTAGTGCGCTTTTTGACGGCGCCTGCAACTTATGAGGCTTGGAATGGTTTCATGGCCAGCGGTCCGATGAAGTTTTTGACTTTCTTCACCTTGTTGGCTGCTTGTTATCACGCTTGGATTGGCGTGCGTGATATTTGGATGGATTATGTTAAAAATTCAGGCGTGCGCTTGGCTTTGCATATTTTTACCATTTTATGGTTGCTGGGTTGCGCTGCGTATGGCGTTTCAGCCTTGTTTAAGTAA
- the sdhA gene encoding succinate dehydrogenase flavoprotein subunit, which yields MAILTKKFDVVVVGAGGSGLRAALQLSEAGLSVAVLTKVFPTRSHTVAAQGGIGASLGNMAEDNWHYHFYDTVKGSDWLGDQDAIEFMCREAPKVVYELEHFGMPFDRNPDGTIYQRPFGGHSANYGEKPVPRACAAADRTGHALLHTLYQRNVRANTQFFVEWMALDLLRDEEGDVLGVTALEMETGEVMNLQAKITLFATGGAGRIFAASTNAFINTGDGLGMAARAGIPLEDMEFWQFHPTGVAGAGVLITEGVRGEGGILRNCNGERFMERYAPTLKDLAPRDFVSRSMDQEIKEGRGCGPNKDHVMLDVTHIGKETIMKRLPSIFEIAKKFANVDASKEMIPVVPTIHYQMGGIPTNVHGQVVVPADPSNAMESGNKVVKGFYAVGECSCVSVHGANRLGTNSLLDLVVFGRAAGNHIVEAIKSFPVDHKVLPKDAADKTLARLNRFQSNTSGENAQDVADAIRATMQQHAAVFRTQDTLNKGVTEIMKVAQRVNNIQVKDPSKVFNTALVEALEVDNLIEVAKATMVSAAARTECRGAHAVYDYEHGADHPDFPLGRNDKEWMKHTLWYAEGNRLDYKPVNLKPLTVDTVPPKPRTF from the coding sequence ATGGCGATTTTAACGAAAAAATTTGATGTGGTTGTGGTTGGTGCGGGTGGTTCAGGTTTGCGCGCGGCATTGCAACTTTCTGAAGCGGGCTTGTCGGTTGCCGTATTGACCAAGGTATTCCCAACACGATCTCACACCGTTGCGGCGCAAGGTGGTATTGGCGCATCTTTGGGCAACATGGCTGAAGACAACTGGCATTACCACTTCTATGATACGGTCAAGGGTTCTGACTGGCTTGGCGACCAAGACGCAATTGAATTCATGTGCCGCGAAGCACCCAAAGTTGTGTATGAACTTGAACATTTTGGCATGCCTTTTGACCGCAATCCAGATGGTACGATTTACCAACGTCCATTTGGCGGTCACTCTGCCAATTATGGCGAAAAGCCCGTGCCTCGCGCTTGCGCGGCCGCGGATCGTACGGGTCATGCATTGTTGCATACACTGTATCAACGCAATGTGCGCGCAAACACCCAATTCTTCGTTGAATGGATGGCGCTTGATTTGCTCCGTGATGAAGAAGGCGATGTGCTTGGTGTGACTGCGCTCGAAATGGAAACAGGCGAAGTGATGAATTTGCAAGCAAAAATCACCTTGTTTGCAACAGGTGGTGCTGGTCGTATTTTTGCCGCATCAACCAACGCCTTCATCAACACTGGTGACGGCTTGGGCATGGCAGCGCGCGCGGGCATTCCACTCGAAGACATGGAGTTCTGGCAATTTCACCCAACAGGCGTGGCGGGTGCAGGCGTGTTGATCACCGAAGGCGTGCGAGGCGAAGGCGGCATTTTGCGCAACTGCAATGGCGAGCGCTTCATGGAACGCTATGCGCCGACATTGAAAGATTTGGCGCCACGTGACTTCGTGTCACGTTCGATGGATCAAGAAATCAAAGAAGGCCGTGGTTGCGGTCCAAACAAAGACCACGTGATGCTTGACGTGACGCACATTGGTAAAGAAACCATCATGAAGCGTCTGCCATCGATTTTTGAAATTGCGAAGAAATTCGCGAACGTCGACGCCTCTAAGGAAATGATTCCTGTTGTGCCAACGATTCATTATCAAATGGGTGGCATTCCGACCAATGTACATGGTCAAGTGGTTGTTCCTGCTGATCCAAGCAATGCGATGGAAAGCGGCAATAAAGTGGTCAAAGGCTTTTACGCTGTGGGCGAATGCTCATGCGTATCGGTGCATGGCGCGAACCGCCTCGGCACGAACTCACTGCTTGATTTGGTCGTTTTTGGTCGCGCAGCGGGTAATCACATTGTTGAAGCGATTAAATCATTCCCAGTCGATCACAAAGTCTTGCCTAAAGACGCCGCTGATAAAACTTTGGCGCGTTTGAACCGTTTCCAAAGCAACACATCGGGTGAAAATGCACAAGACGTGGCTGATGCCATCCGTGCAACGATGCAGCAACATGCAGCGGTTTTCCGTACGCAAGACACCTTGAACAAAGGCGTCACGGAAATCATGAAAGTGGCACAGCGCGTCAACAACATCCAAGTCAAAGACCCATCAAAAGTATTCAACACCGCTTTGGTGGAAGCGCTTGAAGTGGACAACTTGATCGAAGTCGCGAAAGCAACGATGGTTTCTGCCGCAGCGCGCACAGAATGCCGTGGTGCACATGCCGTGTACGATTATGAACATGGCGCGGATCACCCAGACTTCCCATTGGGTCGTAACGACAAAGAGTGGATGAAACACACTTTGTGGTACGCCGAAGGCAATCGTTTGGATTACAAACCTGTGAACTTGAAACCGTTGACCGTGGACACCGTACCACCAAAACCACGCACGTTCTAA
- a CDS encoding succinate dehydrogenase iron-sulfur subunit, with translation MKTKVFEIYRYDPDKDAKPYMQTIKIDLEDGDRMLLDALVKLKKIDETISFRRSCREGVCGSDAMNINGKNGLACLTNLNDLPEKIVLRPLPGLPVVRDLIVDMTDFFNQYHSIKPYLVNDVAPPEKERLQSPEQRDELNGLYECILCACCSTSCPSFWWNPDKFVGPAGLLAAYRFIADTRDNDTSARLDNLDDPYRLFRCHTIMNCVDVCPKELNPTKAIGKIKEMLVRRAV, from the coding sequence ATGAAAACTAAAGTTTTTGAAATCTACCGCTACGATCCAGACAAAGATGCAAAACCGTACATGCAAACCATCAAAATCGACCTCGAAGATGGCGACCGCATGTTGCTTGACGCCTTGGTCAAATTGAAAAAAATCGATGAAACGATTTCTTTCCGTCGCTCATGTCGTGAAGGCGTGTGCGGCTCGGATGCGATGAACATCAATGGTAAAAATGGTTTGGCTTGCTTGACCAATCTCAACGATTTGCCAGAGAAAATCGTTTTACGCCCATTACCTGGCCTGCCCGTTGTGCGTGATTTAATCGTCGACATGACGGATTTCTTCAACCAATACCATTCGATTAAACCGTATTTGGTGAATGATGTAGCCCCACCAGAAAAAGAACGTTTGCAATCACCTGAACAACGTGATGAATTGAACGGCTTGTACGAATGCATCCTTTGTGCATGCTGTTCAACGTCATGCCCATCGTTCTGGTGGAATCCTGATAAGTTCGTCGGCCCAGCGGGTTTGTTGGCCGCTTACCGCTTCATCGCCGACACGCGTGACAACGACACATCGGCACGCTTGGACAATTTGGACGACCCATATCGATTGTTCCGTTGCCACACCATCATGAACTGCGTTGATGTGTGTCCGAAAGAACTCAACCCTACCAAAGCGATTGGGAAAATCAAAGAAATGCTCGTGCGCCGAGCGGTTTAA
- a CDS encoding glutathione S-transferase family protein, producing the protein MNKLKLYSGPLSMFGAKVEIAVREKGIEFDLVMVPFDFERGYTPKHPEVLRINPKWQVPVLIDEGVQLFDSTQIFEYLEDRWPEQPLWPHSIAARAEARKQEHCSDEVFFPHVIRLMGMRANPDPVEAQEWKNATAAIEAYYLGMEQWLQDHEYIAGQFSYADIAFYMAQFFAARHTVPLTAQHPRLLAWRGRMIDRPAVRLVVTAMADYLRSQGQMVPQLGDQAT; encoded by the coding sequence ATGAACAAATTGAAGCTTTACTCCGGCCCGCTAAGCATGTTTGGTGCAAAGGTTGAGATAGCCGTGCGCGAGAAGGGGATTGAGTTCGACTTGGTGATGGTGCCATTCGACTTTGAACGCGGCTACACACCGAAACACCCCGAGGTGCTGCGCATCAACCCCAAGTGGCAAGTGCCTGTCCTCATTGATGAGGGTGTCCAGCTTTTCGATTCCACGCAGATATTTGAGTACCTAGAGGATCGATGGCCGGAGCAGCCCCTTTGGCCTCATTCCATCGCCGCGCGAGCGGAGGCGCGTAAGCAAGAGCATTGTTCTGACGAAGTGTTTTTTCCGCATGTCATCCGATTGATGGGCATGCGCGCAAACCCTGACCCCGTCGAGGCGCAAGAATGGAAGAATGCGACAGCGGCCATTGAGGCGTACTACCTCGGGATGGAGCAATGGCTTCAAGACCATGAGTATATTGCGGGGCAGTTCAGCTACGCAGACATCGCGTTCTATATGGCGCAATTCTTTGCGGCACGTCACACGGTGCCGCTGACGGCGCAGCATCCAAGGCTACTTGCCTGGCGGGGCCGCATGATTGATCGGCCAGCTGTAAGGCTTGTAGTGACAGCAATGGCGGACTACTTACGCAGTCAGGGTCAAATGGTGCCGCAGCTTGGCGATCAAGCCACATAG
- a CDS encoding DUF4260 domain-containing protein gives MLHIFKKPIVLLKLEGLAVTLLALVLYWQQSFGWTLFWSTVLLPDLALFGYFINAKVGATTYNITHSKLLPAVLAVVSIVTGNALFLALALIWFVHIGVDRLLGYGLKYPEGFKVTHLGTIGEMAGDPRGSDLGRYLPCGK, from the coding sequence ATGCTTCATATCTTTAAAAAACCGATAGTTCTGTTAAAACTCGAAGGCTTAGCTGTCACTCTGTTGGCGCTCGTTCTTTATTGGCAGCAGTCTTTCGGATGGACGTTGTTTTGGTCAACCGTATTGCTTCCAGACCTTGCACTCTTTGGGTATTTCATTAATGCCAAGGTTGGCGCAACAACGTACAACATCACGCACTCAAAATTGTTACCCGCTGTGTTGGCTGTTGTTTCCATCGTAACAGGCAATGCCTTGTTCTTGGCTTTGGCTCTTATTTGGTTTGTTCACATTGGCGTCGATAGGTTGTTGGGTTACGGTCTAAAATACCCTGAGGGATTTAAAGTTACTCACCTTGGCACCATTGGAGAAATGGCTGGTGACCCACGTGGCAGCGATTTAGGCCGTTATTTACCGTGTGGAAAATAA
- a CDS encoding DEAD/DEAH box helicase produces MSEVVSEVVSEIIENPPVSFADLTLSEPLLRSLHDIGYEYPSPIQAATIPTLLGGRDVLGQAQTGTGKTAAFALPILSNIDMAQTAPQALVLAPTRELAIQVAEAFQTYAKHMPNFHVLPIYGGQSYGPQLSALRRGVHVVVGTPGRVIDHLDKGSLDLSQLKTLVLDEADEMLRMGFIDDVERILKETPPTRQTALFSATMPAAIKRIAQTYLNKPEMVTIAAKTGTADNIRQRYWLVSGMHKLDALTRILEAETFDGMIIFARTKLGTEELAAKLSARGFSVAAINGDVQQQQRERTIQQLKDGKIDILVATDVAARGLDVERISHVVNYDVPHDPESYTHRIGRTGRAGRSGEAILFITPREKHLLKVIERATRQPVSPLELPTVQDVNNVRITRFKTQISDVLAEGGLEEFASLIEDYEREHNVPAIEIAAALAKMARGNSSLLLSKKSHPVFEEREVRSDVRFERQREAAPQREYKPRSANAGAQTYRIAVGHEHGVKPGNIVGAIANEANIESRYIGRIDIRDEYTLLDLPSDLSPETIEHLRGVRVAGQMLNIQADGQSMPPAPRGPRRERSEYTERAERHERNESFERKARVERTEQQPVRAEFADRLDRPERAERAKANPSKYTMHTYRIDIGGADAVTKSGIVEAIANGAGLQAKLIGRIQLLDGHSNIDLPEGMPEDVLNRLKTVQIDGKSLNMRYVGLSDAGENRPKDETERKKKSTKKK; encoded by the coding sequence ATGTCTGAAGTTGTGTCCGAAGTTGTTTCTGAAATCATTGAAAATCCACCTGTGTCTTTTGCCGATTTGACCTTGAGTGAGCCGTTATTGCGCTCGCTTCATGACATTGGTTATGAGTATCCATCGCCGATTCAGGCGGCGACAATCCCTACGTTGCTTGGTGGGCGTGATGTGTTGGGACAGGCGCAAACGGGGACGGGTAAAACAGCGGCGTTTGCTTTGCCTATTTTGTCGAACATTGACATGGCGCAAACCGCCCCTCAAGCTTTGGTGCTGGCGCCAACACGTGAGTTGGCGATTCAAGTGGCTGAGGCTTTTCAGACCTATGCGAAGCACATGCCGAATTTCCATGTGTTGCCAATTTATGGTGGTCAAAGTTATGGCCCGCAATTGTCCGCTTTGCGCCGTGGCGTGCATGTGGTGGTGGGCACACCGGGTCGTGTGATTGACCATTTGGACAAAGGTTCACTTGATTTGTCTCAGCTCAAAACATTGGTGTTGGATGAAGCGGATGAAATGTTGCGCATGGGGTTCATCGACGATGTGGAGCGGATTTTGAAAGAAACACCGCCGACGCGTCAAACCGCTTTGTTCTCTGCGACGATGCCCGCTGCGATCAAACGGATTGCCCAGACGTATTTAAACAAGCCCGAAATGGTCACGATTGCTGCGAAAACAGGCACGGCGGACAACATCCGTCAACGTTATTGGTTGGTCAGCGGCATGCATAAATTGGATGCTTTGACGCGCATTTTAGAAGCTGAAACTTTTGACGGCATGATCATTTTTGCGCGTACAAAATTGGGCACGGAAGAGCTCGCAGCGAAATTGTCAGCGCGCGGTTTTTCTGTCGCGGCAATCAATGGCGACGTGCAACAGCAACAACGCGAACGCACGATTCAACAACTCAAAGATGGAAAAATTGACATCCTTGTCGCCACCGATGTTGCAGCACGCGGCTTGGACGTTGAGCGCATCAGCCATGTCGTCAACTACGATGTACCCCATGATCCTGAGAGCTATACCCACCGCATTGGTCGTACAGGTCGCGCTGGGCGCAGCGGTGAGGCGATTTTGTTCATCACGCCACGTGAAAAGCATTTGCTCAAAGTCATTGAACGGGCCACCCGTCAACCTGTTTCACCGCTTGAATTGCCAACGGTGCAAGATGTGAATAATGTGCGCATCACGCGTTTTAAAACACAAATTTCTGATGTGCTCGCCGAAGGTGGACTGGAAGAGTTTGCCAGCTTAATCGAGGATTACGAGCGCGAACACAATGTGCCTGCCATCGAAATCGCTGCGGCATTGGCCAAAATGGCACGTGGCAATTCCTCTTTGCTGTTGAGCAAAAAGAGTCATCCTGTTTTTGAAGAGCGTGAAGTGCGCAGTGATGTGCGTTTTGAGCGCCAACGTGAGGCGGCACCACAGCGAGAATACAAACCACGCAGCGCCAATGCAGGTGCACAGACGTATCGCATTGCGGTGGGTCATGAACATGGTGTCAAACCTGGTAACATCGTCGGTGCGATCGCCAATGAAGCGAACATCGAATCGCGTTACATTGGGCGCATCGACATCCGTGACGAATACACCTTGCTTGATTTGCCGAGTGATTTATCCCCCGAAACCATCGAGCACCTGCGCGGTGTGCGTGTGGCTGGGCAGATGTTGAACATTCAAGCCGACGGTCAAAGCATGCCACCAGCACCACGTGGACCAAGAAGAGAGCGCTCAGAGTACACTGAACGTGCGGAACGTCATGAGCGCAACGAATCTTTTGAAAGAAAAGCGCGCGTGGAGCGCACAGAGCAACAACCTGTCCGCGCCGAGTTTGCTGACCGTTTAGATCGTCCTGAGCGTGCCGAACGTGCCAAGGCCAACCCCAGCAAATATACCATGCACACCTATCGCATCGACATTGGTGGTGCCGATGCCGTGACCAAAAGCGGTATTGTTGAAGCCATTGCCAATGGCGCAGGTTTACAGGCCAAATTGATTGGTCGCATTCAATTGCTGGATGGACACAGCAATATTGACCTCCCAGAAGGGATGCCTGAAGATGTGTTAAACCGCCTTAAAACGGTTCAAATTGATGGCAAGTCGTTGAACATGCGCTATGTGGGTTTGAGCGATGCAGGTGAAAATCGGCCGAAAGATGAAACCGAACGCAAGAAAAAAAGCACCAAGAAGAAATAA
- a CDS encoding DNA topoisomerase IV subunit B — MSQVYSEDSIRVLKGLEPVKERPGMYTRTENPLHIIQEVIDNAADEALGGFGSVIAVTLHSDGMVSIEDDGRGIPIGIHPEEGVPVIEIVFTRLHAGGKFNKKDGGAYTFSGGLHGVGVSVTNALSTYLGVTVWRDKQVASLVFSGGDVTEALAVRPATRGEKKNGTRVTVAPDPKYFDSPNIPQAELERVLRSKAVLMPGVKVTLTNEKTGQTHTWLYEDGLQGYLREHIEDEPLIPYFGGEWFAPAGDETYAKGEGAAWVLAWTAQGGLVRESYVNLIATPAGGTHEAGVREGVFGAVKSFIELHALLPKGVKLISDDVFARTSFVLSAKVLDPQFQGQTKERLNNRDAVKLVAQATRPALELWLNQHVDYGKLLAELVIAQAQARNKAAQKVEKRKSSGVAVLPGKLTDCESTDLLHNELFLVEGDSAGGSAKMGRDKEFQAILPLRGKVLNTLEVDKDRLFANNEVHDMAVAIGVDPHGPNDAPDMTGLRYGKICILSDADVDGSHIQVLLLTLFYKHFPKLVEMGHIYIARPPLFRIDVPARGKKLAQKVYCLDAEELVRIQDKLLKDGVKDGAWQVSRFKGLGEMNAEQLWETTMNPDTRRLSQVALNTERVVDDGASQLMMTMLMGKGEASSRRAWLEEKGNLVNADI, encoded by the coding sequence ATGAGCCAAGTCTATTCAGAAGACAGTATTCGCGTCCTTAAAGGTTTGGAGCCAGTCAAAGAACGACCTGGCATGTACACGCGGACAGAAAATCCATTGCACATCATTCAAGAGGTGATTGATAACGCAGCAGATGAAGCGCTCGGCGGTTTTGGTTCCGTGATTGCCGTCACCTTGCACAGCGATGGCATGGTCAGCATCGAGGACGATGGTCGCGGGATTCCAATTGGCATTCACCCTGAAGAGGGTGTGCCCGTGATTGAAATTGTCTTTACCCGATTGCATGCGGGTGGCAAATTCAATAAAAAAGACGGCGGCGCCTATACCTTTTCGGGTGGCTTGCACGGTGTCGGTGTGTCCGTGACCAACGCTTTGTCGACTTATCTTGGCGTGACCGTATGGCGCGATAAGCAAGTGGCCAGTTTGGTGTTTTCAGGTGGTGATGTCACCGAGGCCTTGGCAGTGCGTCCTGCCACACGCGGTGAGAAAAAAAACGGCACGCGCGTGACCGTTGCGCCTGACCCGAAGTATTTTGATTCACCCAACATCCCACAAGCAGAACTTGAACGCGTTCTGCGCTCAAAAGCGGTGTTGATGCCTGGTGTTAAAGTGACGTTGACCAATGAAAAAACGGGTCAAACGCACACGTGGTTGTATGAAGATGGTTTGCAAGGCTACTTGCGCGAGCACATCGAAGATGAACCATTGATTCCTTATTTTGGTGGCGAGTGGTTCGCACCCGCAGGCGATGAGACATACGCCAAAGGTGAAGGCGCTGCGTGGGTGCTGGCATGGACGGCGCAAGGGGGACTGGTGCGCGAGAGTTATGTGAATTTGATCGCCACGCCTGCGGGGGGTACGCACGAAGCGGGTGTGCGTGAGGGGGTGTTTGGTGCGGTGAAAAGTTTCATTGAGTTGCACGCGTTATTGCCCAAAGGTGTGAAATTGATTTCTGACGATGTGTTTGCACGAACGTCTTTCGTGTTGTCGGCCAAAGTGCTGGATCCACAATTTCAAGGGCAAACCAAAGAACGTTTGAACAACCGCGATGCCGTGAAATTGGTGGCACAAGCCACGCGACCTGCGCTTGAATTGTGGCTCAATCAGCATGTGGATTATGGCAAATTATTGGCTGAGTTGGTGATTGCCCAAGCCCAAGCGCGGAACAAAGCAGCGCAAAAAGTTGAAAAACGCAAAAGCTCGGGTGTGGCCGTGCTGCCGGGGAAACTTACCGATTGTGAGTCAACCGATTTGCTGCACAACGAGTTGTTTTTAGTGGAGGGCGATTCTGCGGGTGGTTCGGCGAAAATGGGACGTGATAAAGAGTTCCAAGCGATTTTGCCTCTGCGCGGTAAAGTCTTGAATACGCTTGAAGTGGACAAAGACCGCTTATTCGCCAACAATGAAGTACATGACATGGCGGTGGCCATTGGGGTTGATCCACATGGCCCCAATGATGCACCAGATATGACTGGTTTGCGTTACGGAAAAATTTGTATTTTGTCGGATGCCGATGTGGATGGCTCACACATCCAAGTGCTGTTGTTGACCTTATTTTATAAACATTTTCCAAAATTGGTGGAAATGGGACACATTTATATTGCCCGTCCACCTTTATTTCGCATCGATGTGCCTGCTCGCGGCAAAAAACTCGCACAAAAGGTATACTGTCTGGATGCGGAAGAGCTGGTTCGGATTCAAGACAAACTCTTAAAAGACGGTGTGAAGGATGGGGCGTGGCAAGTGTCGCGCTTTAAAGGCTTGGGTGAAATGAATGCTGAACAGTTGTGGGAAACCACAATGAATCCCGATACGCGTCGTTTGTCGCAGGTCGCTCTGAACACTGAGCGTGTGGTCGATGATGGCGCGAGTCAACTCATGATGACCATGCTCATGGGTAAAGGTGAAGCCTCATCACGCCGTGCATGGTTGGAAGAAAAAGGCAATTTGGTCAATGCTGACATCTAA
- a CDS encoding lytic transglycosylase domain-containing protein produces the protein MHITAKHFFSIFAALSLFIAAPARAGGLYVYVDDQGIPHYSLQKLDERYQLFANDGPALSDDVVLSVSKDEGMQAKLPDMGPFSGTAKRNKPPVNTVARMNNPVGMKIPAPSKAVLNRLLNSPSMARYEATIIKHARKSGVDYNLVKAVMAAESGFNANAISPKSAMGLMQVIVPTAARYGVTEAQLMIPERNIYAGVRYLADLSRMFKGRPELIIAAYNAGEGAVYKYNRQIPPYAETQNYVRTVLSFYNVYAPRASTAVGSTAIVSDDGSMPLGGKNSRRGMQRVKMKIGGGLGFNKIIKYE, from the coding sequence GTGCATATTACAGCTAAACATTTTTTTTCTATATTTGCTGCGTTGAGCCTGTTCATCGCAGCACCAGCGCGGGCCGGCGGTTTGTACGTGTACGTCGATGATCAAGGCATTCCGCATTATTCATTGCAAAAACTGGATGAACGTTATCAACTGTTTGCCAATGATGGCCCTGCTTTGTCCGACGATGTGGTGCTTTCTGTGAGCAAAGATGAGGGCATGCAGGCCAAACTACCCGACATGGGGCCGTTTTCAGGTACAGCCAAGCGCAACAAGCCGCCTGTAAACACGGTGGCACGGATGAACAATCCAGTGGGCATGAAAATTCCTGCGCCATCCAAAGCGGTATTGAACCGTTTGCTCAACAGCCCAAGCATGGCACGCTATGAAGCGACGATCATCAAACACGCCCGCAAGAGTGGTGTGGATTACAATTTGGTCAAGGCGGTCATGGCGGCAGAATCTGGTTTTAACGCCAACGCGATTTCACCCAAAAGTGCGATGGGTTTGATGCAAGTCATCGTGCCTACCGCGGCGCGTTATGGGGTGACAGAGGCTCAGTTGATGATCCCTGAGCGAAACATTTATGCGGGTGTGCGCTACTTGGCTGATTTATCACGCATGTTCAAAGGTCGCCCTGAGTTGATCATTGCCGCTTACAATGCAGGCGAAGGTGCTGTGTACAAATACAACCGTCAAATTCCACCCTATGCTGAAACGCAAAACTATGTGCGCACAGTGCTGTCGTTTTACAATGTGTATGCGCCTCGCGCCAGCACAGCAGTCGGCTCGACGGCGATTGTCAGTGACGATGGCAGCATGCCTTTGGGTGGGAAAAACTCACGCCGTGGCATGCAGCGTGTGAAAATGAAAATAGGCGGTGGACTGGGCTTTAATAAAATCATCAAGTATGAGTAA